One genomic window of Solanum stenotomum isolate F172 chromosome 9, ASM1918654v1, whole genome shotgun sequence includes the following:
- the LOC125876827 gene encoding probable WRKY transcription factor 32, with protein MDDENESSKSAALKNSNLEEDKIENSFVHNDDDGVTGGSSGAESLRESKTEALISETLAHPNVESSLQIEIDSQSEFDSEFSPSYQLSEVPVEYELPSFGFSKKIKDRISVTKPGTLNAQTRTEHQRRVPDATSSLELSSVSVAQSISSVPSATLAERRSSAAVNCSTGEVVKQSSNTQVLPLIPVLKTPTRDGYNWRKYGQKQVKSPQGSRSYYRCTHSECCAKKIECSDHTNRAMEIIYRSQHNHDPPPIVNSSRESKSAVLSSPTNGKSIIAHPSRNSSETVVSSLKENLQESLPIAETANQDSGGSDTDTDTEITIKEEHSDEPGQKKRSRKSDANCSESVSKPGKKPKLVVHAACDVGISSDGYRWRKYGQKMVKGNPHPRNYYRCTSAGCPVRKHIERVVDTTSALTITYKGVHNHDMPVPKKRHGPPSAPLIAATAPASVTNMHSKKPEPLQHQKSTTQWSVDKEGVLTGEKLDVGGEKAMESARTLLSIGFEIKPC; from the exons ATGGATGACGAAAACGAGAGCTCCAAATCAGCTGCACTCAAAAATTCAAATCTAGAAGAAGACAAAATCGAAAATTCCTTCGTACACAACGATGACGACGGAGTAACTGGTGGTAGCAGTGGAGCTGAGAGTTTACGAGAATCAAAGACGGAAGCGTTAATTTCAGAAACCCTAGCTCATCCTAATGTAGAATCATCCTTACAAATTGAAATTGATAGCCAATCCGAATTCGATTCAGAGTTCTCTCCCTCTTACCAACTTTCTG AAGTACCAGTGGAATATGAACTTCCCTCGTTTGGTTTCTCGAAAAAAATCAAG GATAGAATTAGTGTTACAAAGCCTGGAACTTTGAATGCTCAAACACGAACAGAACATCAGCGACGTGTGCCTGATGCCACATCCTCATTGGAGCTGTCCTCTGTATCCGTTGCACAGTCCATTTCATCAGTGCCAAGCGCAACTCTAGCAGAAAGACGATCATCAGCAGCAGTAAATTGTAGCACAGGAGAAGTGGTTAAGCAGAGTTCCAACACCCAGGTTCTACCTCTTATACCAGTTCTAAAGACACCAACTCGCGATGGGTACAATTGGCGGAAGTATGGTCAAAAGCAAGTTAAAAGTCCTCAAGGTTCTCGGAGTTATTACCGATGCACTCATTCTGAGTGTTGTGCCAAGAAGATTGAGTGCTCTGATCACACTAATCGTGCTATGGAGATTATTTATAGAAGTCAACACAATCATGATCCACCCCCAATAGTAAATAGCTCAAGGGAAAGCAAGTCTGCAGTATTGTCTTCACCTACCAATGGCAAAAGTATAATAGCTCATCCAAGTAGAAATTCTAGTGAGACCGTAGTATCCTCCTTAAAAGAAAATTTGCAAGAAAGTTTACCAATTGCTGAGACAGCAAATCAGGATTCCGGTGGGTCTGACACTGACACTGACACTGAAATCACTATTAAAGAGGAGCATAGTGACGAGCCTGGACAAAAGAAGAG GTCGAGGAAAAGTGATGCAAATTGTTCTGAATCTGTTTCTAAACCTGGAAAGAAACCCAAACTTGTGGTGCATGCTGCTTGTGATGTAGGAATCTCAAGTGATGGCTACAGATGGCGAAAGTATGGACAAAAAATGGTGAAGGGAAATCCCCATCCAAG GAACTACTATCGCTGTACATCAGCTGGATGTCCTGTTCGAAAGCACATTGAGAGGGTTGTAGATACCACAAGTGCTTTAACAATAACATACAAGGGAGTACACAATCATGACATGCCCGTACCCAAAAAACGTCATGGTCCACCAAGTGCACCTCTTATTGCTGCTACTGCCCCTGCTTCCGTAACCAATATGCATTCTAAGAAACCTGAACCGCTACAACATCAAAAATCGACCACACAATGGTCCGTGGATAAAGAAGGTGTGTTGACAGGTGAGAAATTGGATGTTGGAGGAGAAAAAGCAATGGAATCGGCTCGAACACTGTTGAGTATTGGATTTGAAATAAAGCCTTGCTAA
- the LOC125876831 gene encoding uncharacterized protein LOC125876831 isoform X2, with product MVGTNLKAETMKLMDERTNTETEMDVIIQRLCQPGGPGLSGNLVDSEGFPRTDIDIPTVRGDRRRLAELRNDHKIITEKIDQNIQVLHSARLASTPSVKDSGVQGSAVNIGSSSFPGNYSVTAATSAAMDIDVVFSRPFAVIDEITEASPAAEDGLQLGDQVARFGNVQSGENLLQRLAAEAQSNQGWAVTMTVLRQGAMTNVQVTPRVWQGRGLLGCNFRIL from the exons atggTGGGTACAAATTTGAAAGCAGAAACTATGAAGTTAATGGATGAAAGAACCAATACTGAAACTGAAATGGACGTTATTATTCAGCGCCTTTGCCAACCTGGTGGCCCTGGACTTTCAGGAAACCTTGTTGATTCTGAG GGGTTTCCAAGAACTGATATTGATATTCCAACTGTGCGTGGTGACCGGCGTAGGCTTGCTG AGCTACGTAATGATCACAAGATTATAACAGAaaaaatagaccaaaatattcAAGTTCTGCATTCGGCACGGCTTGCTTCTACACCTTCTGTCAAAGATTCAG GTGTTCAAGGATCTGCTGTCAATATTGGTTCCTCATCATTTCCGGGCAATTACTCTGTGACAGCTGCTACAAGTGCCGCCATGGACATAGATGTAGTTTTCAGCAGACCCTTTGCGGTGATTGATGAAATAACCGAGGCATCTCCAGCTGCAGAGGACGGTTTACAACTTGGAGATCAGGTTGCGAGATTTGGGAATGTCCAGTCGGGTGAGAATCTGTTACAACGACTTGCTGCTGAAGCACAGTCGAACCAGGGTTGGGCAGTTACCATGACAGTTCTGAGGCAAGGTGCTATGACTAATGTACAAGTGACACCACGAGTGTGGCAGGGTCGCGGCCTGCTTGG ATGCAATTTTCGGATCTTATGA
- the LOC125876831 gene encoding uncharacterized protein LOC125876831 isoform X1 — translation MVGTNLKAETMKLMDERTNTETEMDVIIQRLCQPGGPGLSGNLVDSEGFPRTDIDIPTVRGDRRRLAELRNDHKIITEKIDQNIQVLHSARLASTPSVKDSDAAAGLGVQGSAVNIGSSSFPGNYSVTAATSAAMDIDVVFSRPFAVIDEITEASPAAEDGLQLGDQVARFGNVQSGENLLQRLAAEAQSNQGWAVTMTVLRQGAMTNVQVTPRVWQGRGLLGCNFRIL, via the exons atggTGGGTACAAATTTGAAAGCAGAAACTATGAAGTTAATGGATGAAAGAACCAATACTGAAACTGAAATGGACGTTATTATTCAGCGCCTTTGCCAACCTGGTGGCCCTGGACTTTCAGGAAACCTTGTTGATTCTGAG GGGTTTCCAAGAACTGATATTGATATTCCAACTGTGCGTGGTGACCGGCGTAGGCTTGCTG AGCTACGTAATGATCACAAGATTATAACAGAaaaaatagaccaaaatattcAAGTTCTGCATTCGGCACGGCTTGCTTCTACACCTTCTGTCAAAGATTCAG aTGCTGCTGCTGGTTTAGGTGTTCAAGGATCTGCTGTCAATATTGGTTCCTCATCATTTCCGGGCAATTACTCTGTGACAGCTGCTACAAGTGCCGCCATGGACATAGATGTAGTTTTCAGCAGACCCTTTGCGGTGATTGATGAAATAACCGAGGCATCTCCAGCTGCAGAGGACGGTTTACAACTTGGAGATCAGGTTGCGAGATTTGGGAATGTCCAGTCGGGTGAGAATCTGTTACAACGACTTGCTGCTGAAGCACAGTCGAACCAGGGTTGGGCAGTTACCATGACAGTTCTGAGGCAAGGTGCTATGACTAATGTACAAGTGACACCACGAGTGTGGCAGGGTCGCGGCCTGCTTGG ATGCAATTTTCGGATCTTATGA